One Punica granatum isolate Tunisia-2019 chromosome 3, ASM765513v2, whole genome shotgun sequence genomic window carries:
- the LOC116198684 gene encoding 10 kDa chaperonin, mitochondrial-like — MAKRLIPTLNRILVEKIVPPSKTNTGILLPEKTSKLNSGKVVAVGPGARDRDGKHIPVSVEEGDTVLLPEYGGTEVKLGDKEYHLFRDDDILGTLHD, encoded by the exons ATGGCAAAGCGTCTGATTCCGACTCTCAACCGCATCCTGGTTGAGAAAATCGTGCCTCCGTCCAAGACCAACACCGGGATCCTCCTCCCGGAGAAGACCTCCAAG CTGAACTCCGGGAAGGTCGTTGCTGTGGGTCCCGGAGCCCGGGACAGGGACGGGAAGCACATCCCTGTCAGTGTCGAGGAAGGCGACACGGTCCTCTTGCCGGAGTATGGAGGGACTGAAGTGAAGCTCGGCGACAAGGA GTATCATCTGTTCCGGGATGATGATATACTGGGGACTCTACATGATTAG
- the LOC116201054 gene encoding blue copper protein: MEQRMIESNKFGLLLLLLIVTLSSAEAYKNYTVGDSLGWYDTTVKSSVDYQKWASGKNFSLGDFLMFNTDTNHSVVQTYNFTTYNLCNYEDALDNDTTLWSSADPSNTATHPVTVAVPLLKEGTTYFFSNDYDGDQCRSGQRFQINVTHGQGLPKSLADEQAPAPVDQVSGDDSAPDTIVPSNFNNPRDETEDDRGDASMAKSIHLKSWHRILSASSMFFLGCVFHFFMG, encoded by the exons ATGGAACAGAGGATGATAGAGTCCAACAAATTCGGgctcctccttcttcttcttatcgTCACACTCTCGTCCGCCGAAGCTTACAAGAACTACACAGTCGGCGACTCGCTAGGCTGGTACGACACGACCGTCAAGTCCAGTGTGGATTACCAGAAATGGGCTTCCGGCAAGAACTTCAGCCTCGGCGATTTCCTCA TGTTTAACACCGACACGAACCACTCAGTCGTGCAAACCTACAACTTCACGACGTACAACCTCTGCAACTACGAGGATGCCCTTGACAATGACACGACCCTATGGTCGTCCGCGGATCCCTCCAACACCGCCACACACCCAGTGACAGTGGCTGTCCCGCTGCTGAAGGAGGGAACAACATACTTCTTCTCAAACGACTACGACGGGGATCAATGCAGGAGTGGGCAGCGGTTCCAGATCAACGTTACGCACGGGCAAGGGCTGCCCAAGAGCCTAGCCGATGAGCAAGCCCCAGCTCCAGTCGACCAGGTCTCTGGGGACGATTCGGCTCCAGACACCATCGTGCCGTCTAATTTTAATAATCCACGCGACGAAACTGAAGACGACAGGGGTGACGCGTCTATGGCCAAGTCGATTCATCTCAAGTCCTGGCACAGGATACTGAGTGCAAGTTCCATGTTCTTTTTAGGGTGtgtatttcattttttcatgggttga
- the LOC116201055 gene encoding uncharacterized protein LOC116201055 produces MHGKKKKDGSVKPAADAPVTVPTIREIRKDVQYLVNQHTLWKDKNQQEREKIAQLGGRKPKGEKRTLAVHLQMTKKKRERERRQLQKNLKHGLSGGNSWDASHSLTTTKSGESKHKPKDRALKCTAGHFRGGVLNVKNLLQPNSSSREGRDNTIPTAYSRKGKKRKGGGKKKGKGGR; encoded by the exons ATGCACggcaagaagaaaaaggatggTTCTGTCAAACCGGCGGCCGATGCGCCAGTGACCGTCCCGACCATCAGGGAGATTAGGAAAGACGTTCAGTACCTCG TGAACCAGCATACTTTGTGGAAGGACAAGAATCAACAAGAACGAGAGAAGATTGCTCAGCTGGGTGGAAGA AAACCCAAGGGGGAGAAGAGAACATTAGCTGTGCACCTACAaatgacgaagaagaagagggaaagagaACGAAGACAACTACAAAAG AATTTGAAGCACGGGCTATCGGGAGGGAATTCTTGGGATGCAAGTCACTCTCTTACGACCACAAAGAGTGGCGAAAGTAAGCACAAGCCCAAGGACAGAGCATTGAAGTGCACCGCAGGACATTTTAGGGGAGGAGTCCTCAACGTGAAGAATCTgttgcagcctaattcatctTCGAGAGAAGGAAGAGACAATACTATTCCAACCGCTTACAGCAGAAAAGGCAAGAAGAGGAAGGGCGGTGGCAAGAAGAAAGGCAAAGGTGGACGTTAA